From a single Nicotiana tomentosiformis chromosome 2, ASM39032v3, whole genome shotgun sequence genomic region:
- the LOC138905331 gene encoding uncharacterized protein gives MTDRELAARNWIYLKLQPYRQTSIAVRRNLKLSARFYGPYKVLQRIGPVTYRLEIPTGSQIHHVFHVSQLKKRVGPQIEVQTQPTACDSDGAVLVQPIAILQRPIEKVNNVAKVRVLVQWENLGP, from the coding sequence ATGACAGATCGAGAATTAGCAGCAAGAAATTGGATCTATCTGAAATTACAACCCTACAGGCAAACTTCTATTGCAGTAAGAAGAAATTTAAAGTTAAGTGCACGATTTTATGGACCATACAAAGTTCTACAGAGAATTGGACCAGTAACTTACCGATTGGAGATTCCGACGGGGTCACAAATCCATCATGTATTCCACGTTTCCCAGCTCAAAAAGAGGGTTGGACCTCAGATCGAGGTGCAGACACAACCTACAGCCTGTGACAGTGATGGTGCAGTCTTGGTGCAGCCCATAGCTATCCTACAACGTCCAATAGAGAAGGTCAACAACGTTGCAAAGGTGAGGGTTTTGGTGCAATGGGAAAATCTTGGACCATAG